The following nucleotide sequence is from Saccharothrix texasensis.
CACCCAGGGCGGCCCGGTCGCCGTCCGGATCGGGAACACCGAGTGGCCCAAGTGGCAGAAGGTGATGTCCGCCGACCCGGTCGACCCGTCCGAGCTCAAGCCCACCGGCCGCAACGAGGCGCTGACCAGGCCACGTCCCGGCCACGCCGACCTGCCCGGCATGCAGAAGTTCGGCTTCGACGAGGCCCGCCCCGTGCTGGAACGCGCCAGCGCCCGCGAGACCGCCGCCCGCACCGCGCTGGGCACCGTCGCCCGCCACTTCCTCAAGCAGGTCTTCGACGCGGACGTGATCAGCCACGTCGTCTCCATCGGCAAGGCCAAGACGCCCGCCGACGCGCCCGTGCCCGGCCCGGGTGACCTGGCCGCGGTCGACGCGAGCCCCGTCCGGGCCTTCGACGCCCGCGGCACCGAGGCGATGGTGGCCGAGGTCGAGGCGGTGAAGGAGGCGGGTGACACGGTCGGCGGCGTGATCGAGGTCATCGTCTACGGCCTGCCCCCGGGCCTCGGCTCGCACGTCCACTGGGACCGCCGCCTCGACGCGCGGCTGGCCGGCGCGCTCATGGGCGTGCAGGCGATGAAGGGCGTGGAGATCGGCGACGGCTTCACCACCGCCGAGCGCTGGGGCAGCGAAGCCCACGACGAGATCGACCGCGGCCCGGGCCCGAAGGGCGTCACGCGGCGCTCCAACCGGGCGGGCGGCCTGGAGGGCGGCATCACCAACGGCGAGCCGCTGCGCGTCCGCGTCGCCATGAAGCCGATCTCGACGGTGCCCCGCGCCCTGTCCACTGTGGATGTCCGGACCGGAGAGCCCGCGGTGGCGATCCACCAGCGCTCGGACGTGTGCGCGGTGCCGCGCGCGGGCGTGGTGCTGGAGTCCGTGGTCGCGCTCGTGCTGGCCGAGACGGCGCTGGAGAAGTTCGGCGGCGACTCGATCGCCGAGACCAAGCGCAACGTCGCCTCCTACCTGGAGGCGCTGGAAGCCCGCTGGGAGGGCCTGTGAGCCCCCGGTTCGTCGTCCTCGGCCCACCCGGAGCCGGCAAGACGACCGTCGGCCGGCTGCTCGCCGAACGCCTCGACGTCGCCTTCCGCGACACCGACGACGACATCGTCGCCACCGCCGGCAAACCGATCTCCGACGTCTTCACCGACGACGGCGAGCCCGCGTTCCGCGCGATGGAGGAACACGCCGTCGCCGAAGGTCTGAACACCCACGACGGCGTGCTGGCGCTCGGCGGCGGCGCGGTGCTGTCCGCGACCACCCGCGGCCGGCTCGCCGGGCACACCGTGGTCTTCCTGAACGTCGGCATGGCCGAGGGCGTGCGGCGCACCGGCATGTCCAGCGCCCGGCCGCTGCTGGCGGGCGTGAACCCCCGCGCGACCTTCAAGTCCCTGCTGGACGCGCGCCTGCCGCTGTACCGGGAGGTCGCCACGATCGAGGTGACCACCGACGACCTCACGCCGGAGCAGGTGGTCGACGCCGTGCTGCGCCCGACGGGACCGGCGCAAGGGACCTGAGTGGACCTGACCGGGGCGCAGGTCCTCGCACACCGCGCCGCGGCGCAAGGTCTGCACGGCGACGACCCCGACGCGGTGCTGCCGCTGGGCGTGGTGGACAGCCCGCCGAAGACGGGCGCGGCGGCGCTGGGCGTGCGCGGCCGCCGCGAGGACACCGTGGACGCCCGTGACCTGGTCCGCGTGCTGAGCCTGCGCGGCACACCGCACCTGCACCGCCGCGACGACCTGCCCGCCCTGCGCCGCCAACTCCGACCACGCACCCCGCGGCAACTGGCCGCCTGGTGCGGCGCGCACCCGACACCCGACCTGGCGCACCTCGACCTCGTCGTCGACGTCCTGCACCGCGAGTTCCCCGGCGACACGGCCACCAAGGGCGAGCTGTCCGCCGCCATCAGCCCGCTGCTGCCCGAGGCCGTCACCCCGCACTGCCCGACCTGCGACGCCCACCACGTCATCGAGAACGTGTTCCGCCTCGCCACGCTCCTCGCGGGCGTCGAACTGGAACACCTGGGCGCGAAGCTCGTGTTCCGCCGCCCGACCGGGAAACCCGACGTCGAAGACCCCGGCGAGCCGGCCCTGCTGCGCGACTACGCGCGGCTCGTCGGCCCCTTCGCCAAGGCCGACGCGGAGAAGTGGCTCGGCGCGGGACCGCAGGACACGTGGCCCGACCTGCGTCCCGTGCGGGTCGACGGCAAGCCGCTGCTGGCGCACGAGGACGTGCCGCCTGCGCCCGACCCGCCCGCCGGCCTGCTGCTGTTCCCGCGCGACCCGTACCTGCTCGGCCCGCGCCGCCTGGTCGCCGACCCGGACGTCGCCAAGCGGGTGTGGCGGCCCGTCGGCAGCCCCGGCGCGCTCGTCGTGCACGGCCGGGTCGTGGGCGCGTGGCGGCACGAGTTCCGCGGTCGGACGGTGACGTTCCAGCTCACGGGCTGGTCGAAGGTCAAGGGCGCGGCCCGGCGCGCGATCAAGGACCAGGCCGAGGTGCTGGCCGGGGTGTGGGGCGGCGACGTGCTCGGACCGGACGTGGTCGAATGGTGACCCGACGAGGGGAGTGGTGATGGGCGAGCCGGTGCGGATCCGCGTGGCCGCGGAACGACCGTACGACGTGGTGGTGGGCCGCGGCCTGCTCGGCGACCTGGTCGAGACCCTGAAGGGCACGGCGAGGGCGGCGATCGTCCACACGCCGACGTTGGCGGAGACCGCCGAGGCGGTCCGCGGCGAGCTGGAGGCCGCCGGGATCGACGCGCACCGCGTCGAGGTCCCCGACGCCGAGGACGGCAAGGACCTGCGGGTCGCCGGGTACTGCTGGGACGTGTTCGGCCGCATCGGGCTCGGCCGCACGGACGTCGTGGTCAGCCTCGGCGGCGGCGCGGTGACCGACCTGGCCGGGTTCGTCGCCTCCACGTGGATGCGCGGCGTGAAGCTGGTCCACGTGCCCACCACCCTGCTCGGCATGGTGGACGCCGCGGTCGGCGGCAAGACCGGCATCAACACCGACGCGGGCAAGAACCTCGTCGGCACGTTCTACGAGCCGGACGCCGTCATGGTCGACCTGACCACGCTGGAAACGTTGCCGCGCAACGAACTCGTCGCCGGCATGGCCGAAGTGGTCAAGGGCGGCTTCATCGCCGACCCGGTGATCCTCGACCTGATCGAAGCCGACCCGGAAGCCGCCCTCGACCCGTCCGGCGACGTGATCGAGGAGCTGGTCCGCCGCAAGATCCAGGTCAAGGCCGACGTGGTCTCGACCGACCTGCGCGAGTCCGACCTGCGGGAGATCCTGAACTACGGCCACACCCTCGCACACGCCATCGAACGCCGCGAGCGCTACCGCTGGCGGCACGGCGCGGCGGTCAGCGTCGGCCTGGTGTTCGCCGCCGAACTCGCCCGCCTGGCGGGCCGGCTGGACGACGCCACCGCCGACCGCCACCGCTCGATCCTCACCTCGCTCGGCCTGCCGACCGGCTACGACCCGGACGCGCTCGGCCAGCTCCTGGAGGGCATGCGGTCGGACAAGAAGACCCGCTCGGGCGTGCTGCGGTTCGTGGTGCTGGACGGCCTGGCCAAGCCCGGTCGCCTGGAGGGCCCGGACCCGGCGCTCATCGCTGCGGCCTACTCCGCGGTCGCGTCCGAGCCGAAGCCGAAGTCGGGCGGGAGCATCCTGCTCTGACCGCCCCACCGGCCCGACCGTCCCCGGCGGATCGCTCAGCCGACCGCGCCGAGCGATCCGCCCCCGGGCTGACCAACCCGCCCTGGGCCGACCCCCGTCGTGGCCTGACCACTCCGGCTCGGCCACACCAGCTCGGGATGAGCACGCAGAGCCGACCGCCCACCGGATGGGGCCGACCGGACGGGTCCGGGTCGATCCTGTCCGAGCGGACCGCCCGGACCTGACCGACTGGGCGGCCGCCCGACCCGGCTGCCCGACCGGACCGACTGCCTGAGCCGACCCGGCGACCGTGATCCGGCCATCCGACCGTCCGCCCCGCGCTCGACCGCGCTCGACCGCCCTGTGCTCGGCCCGGTCGCGTCGACCCCGGCTCGGTCGGCCCGGCGGTCAGGCAGAACCAGCCGTCGCATGCACGAGGGGCCGGGTGCCATACCTTCTTTCTTCCGGCAACAAATTCCGGCTTACCATTCATCCCCGACGCTCGTGCCCCTTTCGGGTGATCATCAGGGGACGGTGGCGGGCGGGTGGTGGTGGGGATGGTGGCCGGGGGTGCACCACGTCGAGTTGTGGGTGCCCGATCTAGGCCGCGCCGAGCGCAGCATCGGCTGGTTGCTCACCGAACTGGGGTGGGTCGAGTACCAGCGTTGGCCGCCGGGGGCTGGGCACGGGGTTGAACCACCTCGCCTTCCACGTCGACGGCCGGGCGGGGGTCGATCGGTTGGTGGTGGCGGCGGCCGGTCACGGGTGGGTGCCGTTGTTCGCGGACAGATATCCCCACGCGGGTGGTCCCGATCACTATGCCGCGTACCTGGAGAACACGGACGGCTGTGAAGTGGAGTTCGTGGCCTCGTCCGGTTGACACTCGGCAGGGGGAGTCGATCTCTACACTGGACCGGGACCGGGACCGGGCCGTGGCCCCGGTGTCCGGACGTCGCAGAACCAGAAGGTCGCCAGAACCAGGTCGCCAGAACCAGAAGTGGAGATCCGTCCCGCCATGTCCAGGTCCGGTGTGGGAGCGGTGAGGCTCCTCGGGGCCGCGATGGCCGTCGCGCTGCTGGCGGCCTGCGCTCCGAGCGTCGCCGACCCGGCGTCGGCACCGGCGTCGGCACCAGGGGTGGCACCGAGGTCGGCGTCCGGCTCGTCCCCCGCGCCGAGCAGCGCCGCCACGTCCGACCCACCGGGCGGCACGGCCGAGCAGGCGCCCAAGCCGGTGCCGCTGACCGCCGACCGGGGCCGGCAGAGCGGCGGTGTGGTGGCGCACGGCGGGGACGCGCCGTACAACTACGGGCCGACGATCCTGCTGGAGGGCGGCCGGCACCGCATGTGGTGGTGCAGCCAGCTCATGGTGGCCGCGCCACCCGGCGACGACCTGCTCTACGCGGAGAGCGCCTCGGCGGCCGGTCCCTTCGCCTCCCCCGGCGGCGCGCAGGCCGTCCCGGTGCTGTCCGGCAGCGTCACGGGCTTCGACGGCGTGCACACCTGCGACCCGTCGGTGATCAAGGTCGGCGACACCTACTACCTCTACTACACCGGCGCGGCGGGTGATCACGCCAACGGCAACGCCATCGGGGTCGCCACCAGCCCGGACGGCACCACGTGGACGCGCGCGGCCGGCGGCAAGCCGATCGTGAGCCCGTCCTACGACGAGGTCCGGGACAACACCTACGGCGCGGGCCAGCCGTCGGTGGTGGTCGTGGACGGCTGGTTCCACCTGATGTTCACCGACACCACCGGCGAGGCCGCCGGGTGGAACGGCGCAGGCCAGTTCGTGCTGCGCTCCAAGGACCCGAGGTTCGCCTCCGGCGTGCAGGCCCTCGGGCCCGGCGGCTTCCAGCAGGTGCCCGACACGCGGTCGAAGCGGACCCGCTCGGTGGTCGACGCGTTCAGCGCCGACTGGATGTACGTCGCCGCGCTGCACGCGTTCGTCATCGCCCACGAGACCGAGCACGGCACGACGTTGACCTTCTGGAACAAGGAGTTCACCGCGAACCCGCACCCCCAGGTGCACATCCCGGGCCCCTGGCGGGAAGGACCCGGCCTGGTCCGCACGCCCCTCGGGCACGCGCCGGTGAACGCCGACGACCCGTGCGGCCGGATCGCGGTGGACGTGGTCCGCGCGACCCTGGACGGCGCGGCGGCGGCCCCGACCGACCTGACCCAGTTCGGGCTCGACCTCGTGAACGTGCCCGGCTGCGCGCACGAGGACTCGGCGGCGCTGCTGCGCGGTTACGCCGTGCCGTCCCCCGCGAACACCACGGACCTCGTGCTGGACGGCGAAGTGGTGCGGCTGGAGCGCCGCTCGGTGACCGACCGGCTCGCCACCAGGGTGCTGAACCGCCGGCCGCCGGTCGTGGACGACCTGCCGGTCGCGGCGGAGGTCCCGGCGGGCGCGAAGGCGGTGCGCGGACCCGACGGCCAGGTCGGGCTGGTGCTGGAGGACCGGCTGTGGGCGCTCGGGAGGGGCGAGGCCGCGATCGAGGTCGTCACGCTGAACTCGTCGCGGCTCACCTCGGTCACGAAGAAGGAGTGGGACTCCTACGAGAAGGCCGGTGCACTGCGCCGCTGAGCCGGACGCCGGCCGCGGCACGCGGCCGCTAGCGCGACCCGTCGGGCCGGCGCGAGTCGGCCGGCTGGGGCAGGGCGTTGCCGACGCCCATCCCGACCGCCGCCGTCGCCATCACCAGCAACGCGGTGAACGCGGCGCCGCCGGTCAGCGCCGGGCCGAGCGACTCGAGCCCCGTCTGGTCCACCCACGACCGGCCGGCCACCCCCACGACCCCGGCCAGCGGGCCCGCCACCAGCGCGGCGGCGAACCACACCATGCCCCGCCCGTCGAGCTGCCGCCACGCGTCCAACGCGCCCCACAGCACGCCGACGACGACCACCAGGCCGATCGCGATGTACCGGGTCGACGAGGCGGCGTCGGGGCTGTGGACGCCCACCGCCGAGGCGCCGGTCTGCACCCCGCCGTGGAACAGACCCAGCCACAACCCTCGGACCAGCCACGCGCGCATGCGCCCCACCCTAAGTCGGTCCGGCGGTCCGACCTAGGGCCCGCCGAGATCCCCACTGTCCGTCACGCGAACCGTCGCACGATTCAGCACGGTTCACCCGATCGAGTGGCAGGGTCAGGCGGTCGACCGGGGCTTAGGCTGCTGGCATGCCGCACTCCACTCGCCGCGCCGCCCTGCGCGCCACGCTCCGGGACCGGGAGCTGGACGCGCTGCTGGTGACCGACCTGCTCAACGTCCGCTACCTCACCGGGTTCACCGGGTCGAACGCGGCGCTGCTCGTGCACGCGGACTCCGACGACGCGACGGTGTTCTGCACCGACGGCCGCTACCTCACGCAGGCCGCCGCGCAGGTGCCGGACCTGCGGCGGGTCATCGACCGGCCGTGCGACGCGGCGCTGGTGGAGCGGGCCGCGAAGGCGGGCGCGGGCCGGGTCGGCTTCGAGAGCCGCCACGTGACCGTGGACGGCCTGGACGTGCTCACCGCCGCCGCCGACGGCGCCGAGCTGGTGCGCGCCGCCGACCTGGTCGAACGGCTGCGGCTGGTCAAGGACGACGCCGAGGTCGAGGCGCTGCGCATGGCGTGCGCGGCGGCCGACCGGGCGCTGGCCGGCCTCGTCGAGCACGGCGGCCTGCGGCCGGGCCGCAGCGAGAAGGAGATCGCCCGCGAGCTGGAGAGCCGGATGCTCGACCACGGCGCGGCCGGGCCGTCGTTCGAGTCGATCGTGGCGACGGGCGCGAACTCGGCGGTGCCGCACCACCGGCCGACCGACGCCCCGGTCCGCGACGGCGACTTCGTGAAGCTGGACTTCGGCGCGCTCGTCGACGGCTACCACTCCGACATGACCCGCACCCTGGTCGTCGGCCGGGCCGCGGACTGGCAGCGCGAGCTGCACCAGCTCGTCGCGGCCGCGCAGGCGGCGGGCCGGGCCGCGCTGGCGGTCGGCGCGCGGGTCTCGGACGTCGACGCGGCGGCGCGCGGCGTGATCGAGGACGCCGGGTACGGCGAGGAGTTCCTGCACGGCCTCGGCCACGGCGTCGGCCTGCAGATCCACGAGGCTCCAGCGCTGTCGAAGGCGGGTGACGGTACACTCTTGCCCGGCATGGCGGTCACCGTCGAGCCCGGTGTGTACCTGGCCGGGAAGGGTGGTGTCCGCATCGAGGACACGCTCGTGGTGCGCGAAGGCGCCCCGGAGCTCCTCACCCTGACCACGAAGGAGCTCGTGGTCATCTGAAGTCGGATCGCCCGAATCGGATTCGTCGGCCAAGCCGACGTCGTCCTCCACTCACGCAACAGGAGAGCCCACCACCGTGGCCACCACCAACGACCTGAAGAACGGCCTGGTGCTGAACCTCGACGGCCAGCTGTGGACCGTCACCGCGTTCCAGCACGTGAAGCCGGGCAAGGGCGGCGCCTTCGTGCGCACCACGTTGAAGCACGTCATGTCCGGCAAGGTCGTGGACCGGACCTTCAACGCGGGCACCAAGGTCGAGACGGCCACCGTCGACAAGCGCGGCATGACCTACCTGTACAAGGACGGCGCCGACTTCGTCTTCATGGACGGCGACACCTACGACCAGATCAGCATCCCGGCCGACACGGTCGGCGACGCGGCGAACTACATGCTGGAGAACCAGGAAGCGATCGTCGCCATGCACGAGGGCGTCGCGCTGTTCATCGAGCTCCCCACCTCGGTCGAGCTCGTGATCCAGCACACCGACCCGGGCCTGCAGGGCGACCGCTCCACCGGCGGCACCAAGCCCGCCACGCTGGAGACCGGCGCGGAGATCCAGGTGCCGCTGTTCGTCACCACCGGCGAGAAGATCAAGGTCGACACCCGCGACGGCCGTTACCTGGGTCGAGTGAACGGCTGAGATGGGCGCACGGAGCAAGGCCCGCAAACGCGCGCTGGACGTCCTCTACGAGGCCGACCTGCGGGGCGCCGACCCGGTGACGCTGATCGCGGACCGGGTCGGTTCGACGGACGTGCCGCCGGTGAACGACTACACGATCGTCCTGGTGGAAGGCGTCACGGCGCACCGCGCGCGCATCGACGACCTGATCTCCGAGCACGCGGAGGGGTGGACGCTGCAGCGCATGCCGGCGGTCGACCGCGCGGTGCTGCGGATCGGGCTCTACGAGCTGCTGTGGGCCGCGGACGTGCCGGACGCGGTCGCGATCGACGAGGCGGTCGAGCTGGCCAAGGGCCTGTCCACGGACGACTCGCCGCGGTTCGTCAACGGCGTGCTCGGCCGGATCGCGGTCATCGCCGACCAGCTCCGGGCCGTGCTCTAGCCACGTGCCACCCGGCCGCGCGCCGCGGCCGCACCTCGCGCGGCCGCGCGCCCGGCGCCTGCCCACGAGCAGGCCGCAGGTCGGAAGGGCCACCCGTTGGCGAACCACCGGGTGGCCCTTTTCGCGTGCTCAGTCCTCCTTGGCCGGACGAGCCTCGGGAGGCAGCACACCCCAGTCGATGAGCTGCTCGGTCAGCTCGCCGGGCGTCATGTCGTAGATGATCGCCAACGACCGCAGGTCCTCGGTCCGGATGGACAGCACCTTGCCGTTGTAGTCGCCGCGCTGGCTCTGGATGGTGGCCGCGTACCGCGCGAGCGGCCCGACCTTCTCCGCCGGCAGCTGTTGCAGCCGTTCCAGGTTGATGACGATCTTCGTGGCGGGTTCCGCGCCGGACGGCACCCGACCTTCCGGCAGCAGCTCGGCCACCGGGACGCCGTAGAAGTCGGCCAGCTCGGCGAGCTTCTGCACGGTCACGGCGCGGTCGCCGCGCTCGTACGAGCCGACGACCACGGCCTTCCAGCGACCGCCGGACTTCTGCTCGACGCCGTGCAAAGACAAGCCCTGCTGCTGGCGGATCGCGCGGAGCTTTGCCCCCAGCGCCTTGGCGTAGTCGCCCATGTGGCGGTTCTCCGTTCATTCGCCCCGTCAGCCGGTAGGGGACTGCCGCGGGGAGGCTTAGATCAATACGCAGAGTAATGATTGCTCTCCGTGGTCACCAGGTCAAGCTGATCTCGCTGGGACAGGTGGGCGAGACCACGCACACCACCCGGAAGATTGACCGCGCGCGCCTGATACGGTGCTGGTCAGCCCGGTCGCAGCCGGGTGTCCGACGTCCTTTAAGGACCCGTCCAGCGAGGCGGGGAAGGAGGTCCACCGTGGCGCCACGTCAACGTGGCGCGACGGACCCGGCCGGGGAGCGAGAGCTCCTGTCGGCCGGCGACGTCGCGCGCACCGTCGCCCGAATGGCCCATCAGATCATCGAGAAGACCGCTCTTGATGCACCGAGCGCACCCGCAGTAGTCCTGATGGGGATTCCGAGCCGGGGAGCGCCGCTGGCCCGCCGGCTGGCCGTCCGCATCGCCGAGTTCTCGGGTGTCGAGGTGCCGACCGGCACGCTGGACGTCACCCTCTACCGGGACGACCTGCGCCGAGGGCCCACCCGCCCGCTGGAGGCGACCAAGCTGCCCGAGGGCGGCGTCGACGACAAGCTCGTGGTCCTGGTGGACGACGTGCTGTTCTCCGGTCGCACGATCCGCGCCGCGCTCGACGCCCTGCGCGACCACGGCCGCCCGCGCGCCGTGCAGCTGGCCGTCCTGGTCGACCGCGGCCACCGCGAGCTGCCGATCCGCGCGGACTACGTGGGCAAGAACGTGCCGACGGCCCGCACCGAGGAGGTCCACGTGCTGCTGGACGAGTTCGACCAGCGCGACGGGGTGGTGCTGCGGTGAAGCACCTGCTCACCACCGAGGGCCTCGACCCGGACCAGGCGACGGCCATCCTGGACACCGCGGCGAGCCTCAAGCAGGCCCTCGAAGGCCGTGAGGTGCGGAAACTGCCGACGTTGCGCGGTCGCACGGTCATCACGATGTTCTACGAGAACTCCACCCGCACCCGGGTCAGCTTCGAGATCGCGGGCAAGTGGATGAGCGCGGACGTGGTGAACGTCTCGTCCTCCGGCTCCAGCGTGGGCAAGGGCGAGTCGCTGCGCGACACGGCGCTGACCCTGGCCGCGGCGGGCGCGGACTGCGTCATCGTGCGGCACCCGGCGTCCGGCGCGGCCCACCGGCTGGCCGGCTGGCTGCACGAGGCGGGCACGTCGGTGGTCAATGCCGGCGACGGGATGCACGAGCACCCCACCCAGGCCCTGCTCGACGCGGCCACCCTGCGGGAACGCCTCGGCGACCTGCGGGACCGCCGGATCGCGATCGTCGGCGACGTGCTGCACAGCCGGGTCGCCCGGTCCAACGTGCACCTGCTCACCGCCCTGGGCGCGGACGTGACGCTGGTCGCGCCGCCGACGCTGCTGCCGACCGGGGTGGAGCGCTGGCCGGTGACCGTCTCGCACGAGCTGGACGCCGAGCTGCCCA
It contains:
- the aroC gene encoding chorismate synthase codes for the protein MLRWITAGESHGPALVAVLEGMVAGVEVTTADLTAQLERRRLGFGRSPRMGFEADEVEILGGVRHGLTQGGPVAVRIGNTEWPKWQKVMSADPVDPSELKPTGRNEALTRPRPGHADLPGMQKFGFDEARPVLERASARETAARTALGTVARHFLKQVFDADVISHVVSIGKAKTPADAPVPGPGDLAAVDASPVRAFDARGTEAMVAEVEAVKEAGDTVGGVIEVIVYGLPPGLGSHVHWDRRLDARLAGALMGVQAMKGVEIGDGFTTAERWGSEAHDEIDRGPGPKGVTRRSNRAGGLEGGITNGEPLRVRVAMKPISTVPRALSTVDVRTGEPAVAIHQRSDVCAVPRAGVVLESVVALVLAETALEKFGGDSIAETKRNVASYLEALEARWEGL
- a CDS encoding shikimate kinase, encoding MSPRFVVLGPPGAGKTTVGRLLAERLDVAFRDTDDDIVATAGKPISDVFTDDGEPAFRAMEEHAVAEGLNTHDGVLALGGGAVLSATTRGRLAGHTVVFLNVGMAEGVRRTGMSSARPLLAGVNPRATFKSLLDARLPLYREVATIEVTTDDLTPEQVVDAVLRPTGPAQGT
- a CDS encoding DNA glycosylase AlkZ-like family protein — encoded protein: MDLTGAQVLAHRAAAQGLHGDDPDAVLPLGVVDSPPKTGAAALGVRGRREDTVDARDLVRVLSLRGTPHLHRRDDLPALRRQLRPRTPRQLAAWCGAHPTPDLAHLDLVVDVLHREFPGDTATKGELSAAISPLLPEAVTPHCPTCDAHHVIENVFRLATLLAGVELEHLGAKLVFRRPTGKPDVEDPGEPALLRDYARLVGPFAKADAEKWLGAGPQDTWPDLRPVRVDGKPLLAHEDVPPAPDPPAGLLLFPRDPYLLGPRRLVADPDVAKRVWRPVGSPGALVVHGRVVGAWRHEFRGRTVTFQLTGWSKVKGAARRAIKDQAEVLAGVWGGDVLGPDVVEW
- the aroB gene encoding 3-dehydroquinate synthase — protein: MGEPVRIRVAAERPYDVVVGRGLLGDLVETLKGTARAAIVHTPTLAETAEAVRGELEAAGIDAHRVEVPDAEDGKDLRVAGYCWDVFGRIGLGRTDVVVSLGGGAVTDLAGFVASTWMRGVKLVHVPTTLLGMVDAAVGGKTGINTDAGKNLVGTFYEPDAVMVDLTTLETLPRNELVAGMAEVVKGGFIADPVILDLIEADPEAALDPSGDVIEELVRRKIQVKADVVSTDLRESDLREILNYGHTLAHAIERRERYRWRHGAAVSVGLVFAAELARLAGRLDDATADRHRSILTSLGLPTGYDPDALGQLLEGMRSDKKTRSGVLRFVVLDGLAKPGRLEGPDPALIAAAYSAVASEPKPKSGGSILL
- a CDS encoding beta-xylosidase, with the translated sequence MSRSGVGAVRLLGAAMAVALLAACAPSVADPASAPASAPGVAPRSASGSSPAPSSAATSDPPGGTAEQAPKPVPLTADRGRQSGGVVAHGGDAPYNYGPTILLEGGRHRMWWCSQLMVAAPPGDDLLYAESASAAGPFASPGGAQAVPVLSGSVTGFDGVHTCDPSVIKVGDTYYLYYTGAAGDHANGNAIGVATSPDGTTWTRAAGGKPIVSPSYDEVRDNTYGAGQPSVVVVDGWFHLMFTDTTGEAAGWNGAGQFVLRSKDPRFASGVQALGPGGFQQVPDTRSKRTRSVVDAFSADWMYVAALHAFVIAHETEHGTTLTFWNKEFTANPHPQVHIPGPWREGPGLVRTPLGHAPVNADDPCGRIAVDVVRATLDGAAAAPTDLTQFGLDLVNVPGCAHEDSAALLRGYAVPSPANTTDLVLDGEVVRLERRSVTDRLATRVLNRRPPVVDDLPVAAEVPAGAKAVRGPDGQVGLVLEDRLWALGRGEAAIEVVTLNSSRLTSVTKKEWDSYEKAGALRR
- a CDS encoding M24 family metallopeptidase codes for the protein MPHSTRRAALRATLRDRELDALLVTDLLNVRYLTGFTGSNAALLVHADSDDATVFCTDGRYLTQAAAQVPDLRRVIDRPCDAALVERAAKAGAGRVGFESRHVTVDGLDVLTAAADGAELVRAADLVERLRLVKDDAEVEALRMACAAADRALAGLVEHGGLRPGRSEKEIARELESRMLDHGAAGPSFESIVATGANSAVPHHRPTDAPVRDGDFVKLDFGALVDGYHSDMTRTLVVGRAADWQRELHQLVAAAQAAGRAALAVGARVSDVDAAARGVIEDAGYGEEFLHGLGHGVGLQIHEAPALSKAGDGTLLPGMAVTVEPGVYLAGKGGVRIEDTLVVREGAPELLTLTTKELVVI
- the efp gene encoding elongation factor P: MATTNDLKNGLVLNLDGQLWTVTAFQHVKPGKGGAFVRTTLKHVMSGKVVDRTFNAGTKVETATVDKRGMTYLYKDGADFVFMDGDTYDQISIPADTVGDAANYMLENQEAIVAMHEGVALFIELPTSVELVIQHTDPGLQGDRSTGGTKPATLETGAEIQVPLFVTTGEKIKVDTRDGRYLGRVNG
- the nusB gene encoding transcription antitermination factor NusB; this encodes MGARSKARKRALDVLYEADLRGADPVTLIADRVGSTDVPPVNDYTIVLVEGVTAHRARIDDLISEHAEGWTLQRMPAVDRAVLRIGLYELLWAADVPDAVAIDEAVELAKGLSTDDSPRFVNGVLGRIAVIADQLRAVL
- a CDS encoding transcriptional regulator is translated as MGDYAKALGAKLRAIRQQQGLSLHGVEQKSGGRWKAVVVGSYERGDRAVTVQKLAELADFYGVPVAELLPEGRVPSGAEPATKIVINLERLQQLPAEKVGPLARYAATIQSQRGDYNGKVLSIRTEDLRSLAIIYDMTPGELTEQLIDWGVLPPEARPAKED
- the pyrR gene encoding bifunctional pyr operon transcriptional regulator/uracil phosphoribosyltransferase PyrR — translated: MAPRQRGATDPAGERELLSAGDVARTVARMAHQIIEKTALDAPSAPAVVLMGIPSRGAPLARRLAVRIAEFSGVEVPTGTLDVTLYRDDLRRGPTRPLEATKLPEGGVDDKLVVLVDDVLFSGRTIRAALDALRDHGRPRAVQLAVLVDRGHRELPIRADYVGKNVPTARTEEVHVLLDEFDQRDGVVLR
- a CDS encoding aspartate carbamoyltransferase catalytic subunit; protein product: MKHLLTTEGLDPDQATAILDTAASLKQALEGREVRKLPTLRGRTVITMFYENSTRTRVSFEIAGKWMSADVVNVSSSGSSVGKGESLRDTALTLAAAGADCVIVRHPASGAAHRLAGWLHEAGTSVVNAGDGMHEHPTQALLDAATLRERLGDLRDRRIAIVGDVLHSRVARSNVHLLTALGADVTLVAPPTLLPTGVERWPVTVSHELDAELPSLDAVMLLRVQAERMYGGPAGAGGNGHFFPSAREYSIAYGLSERRLELLPGHAVVLHPGPMLRGMEIASAVADSPRAAITDQVRNGVHVRMAVLYHLLAHEEETA